In one Flavobacteriales bacterium genomic region, the following are encoded:
- a CDS encoding COX15/CtaA family protein, with protein sequence MMDEERRRLRPVTAWLATGCVLIALMVVIGGITRLTGSGLSITEWDPIMGALPPLDEAAWQEAFEKYKRIPEYRLVNSHMDLEGFKRIFFWEWMHRNWGRLMGIIFIVPFALFWRRGLLKGWLLRRAMWIMLGGAIVASLGWFMVLSGLVDLRDANGQLLVNVSHFRLAIHLCGAFTVFCMVLWTVFDIRLGRKGFAPERSPAGGWARGLLALLALQIVWGAFTAGLDAGRIYNTWPLMNGAFMPENITAFSSLWQNLADHRDGVQFVHRNLAWLVAAAFVGFAWRFRTVPGLHWRWLIAAVAMQFVLGVLTVLTHVSLALGVLHQFGALFLLAVLVSVLHATGRPAPSAT encoded by the coding sequence ATGATGGATGAGGAGCGTAGGCGATTGCGGCCCGTGACGGCCTGGCTGGCAACCGGGTGCGTGCTTATCGCGCTCATGGTTGTGATCGGCGGCATCACTCGCCTTACCGGCAGTGGCCTTAGCATCACCGAATGGGACCCCATCATGGGCGCGCTGCCGCCCCTTGACGAGGCCGCCTGGCAAGAAGCCTTCGAGAAGTACAAGCGCATCCCCGAGTACAGGTTGGTGAACAGCCATATGGACCTGGAGGGCTTCAAGCGGATCTTCTTCTGGGAGTGGATGCACCGCAACTGGGGCCGCCTCATGGGCATCATCTTCATCGTCCCCTTCGCACTGTTCTGGCGCCGTGGACTTCTCAAGGGCTGGCTGCTGCGGCGTGCCATGTGGATCATGCTCGGCGGAGCCATCGTGGCCAGCCTAGGCTGGTTCATGGTGCTGAGCGGCCTGGTGGACCTTCGCGATGCCAACGGGCAGCTGCTGGTGAACGTGAGCCATTTCCGGCTCGCCATCCACCTCTGCGGGGCCTTCACGGTGTTCTGCATGGTGCTCTGGACGGTCTTCGACATCCGGCTGGGGCGCAAGGGCTTCGCTCCGGAGCGGAGCCCTGCGGGCGGCTGGGCACGTGGGCTGCTCGCATTGCTGGCGCTGCAGATCGTGTGGGGCGCCTTCACCGCCGGGCTCGATGCGGGCCGCATCTACAACACCTGGCCGCTGATGAACGGCGCGTTCATGCCCGAGAACATCACGGCCTTCAGCTCACTCTGGCAGAACCTTGCCGACCACCGGGACGGGGTGCAATTCGTGCATCGCAACCTGGCCTGGCTGGTGGCCGCCGCCTTCGTGGGCTTTGCCTGGCGCTTCCGCACCGTGCCCGGCCTGCACTGGCGCTGGCTGATCGCCGCCGTCGCCATGCAGTTCGTGCTGGGCGTACTCACCGTGCTCACCCATGTCAGCCTCGCCCTGGGCGTGCTGCACCAGTTCGGTGCACTCTTCCTGCTGGCGGTCCTGGTCAGCGTGCTGCACGCTACCGGCCGGCCTGCGCCCAGCGCAACGTAG
- the gldE gene encoding gliding motility-associated protein GldE yields MEPPSFLPLTVALYWRPLDGPTALILVVIGLLLVCSAAFSASEVALFSLSPTQLRDLKERGGAWGQRVLDLLAKPRRLLATILIANNFVNVGIVILSTVAVTSLLEIDRMPGYMVFIIQVLAVTFVLLLLGEVLPKVYATANAMRVAQHMAGPLTALRWALKPVSETLVRSTTWIEKRYRKRASQGISVDALGHALELTKDASTTAEEQRILRGIVKFGNFEARQIMRPRTEVVGFERDLTFKQLLAAIVDSGFSRVPVYEETLDRVSGILYIKDVLPHIAKEDFDWHALLREPYFVPENKKLDDLLKDFQTEQVHLAVVVDEHGGTSGIITLEDVIEEIVGEITDEFDEEDLIYSKLDDRTWVFEGRAPLTDVYRVLGIDGQVFEDHKGDSGTLGGFVLELTGRIPKKGEVVSLRNFTFAIEASDNKRIRRVKLTMNDEARS; encoded by the coding sequence TTGGAGCCCCCCTCCTTCCTCCCGCTCACCGTCGCCCTCTACTGGCGCCCCCTGGATGGCCCCACGGCCCTCATCCTGGTGGTGATCGGGCTGCTGCTTGTGTGCAGCGCCGCCTTCAGCGCCAGTGAGGTGGCCCTGTTCTCCCTCTCGCCCACCCAGCTGCGCGACTTGAAGGAGCGCGGCGGCGCTTGGGGCCAACGCGTGCTCGACCTGCTCGCGAAGCCGCGCAGGCTGCTGGCCACCATCCTCATCGCCAACAACTTCGTCAACGTAGGCATCGTCATCCTGAGCACGGTGGCCGTCACCTCGCTGCTGGAAATCGACCGGATGCCCGGCTACATGGTCTTCATCATCCAGGTGCTGGCGGTCACCTTCGTGCTGCTGCTGCTGGGCGAGGTGCTCCCCAAGGTCTATGCAACAGCGAACGCCATGCGCGTGGCCCAGCACATGGCCGGCCCCCTCACCGCCCTGCGCTGGGCATTGAAGCCCGTGAGCGAGACACTCGTGCGCAGCACCACCTGGATCGAGAAGCGCTACCGCAAGCGCGCTTCGCAGGGCATCTCAGTCGACGCCCTCGGCCATGCACTGGAGCTCACCAAGGATGCCAGCACCACCGCCGAGGAACAGCGCATCCTGCGGGGCATCGTGAAGTTCGGCAACTTCGAGGCGCGCCAGATCATGCGGCCGCGCACCGAAGTGGTGGGATTCGAGCGCGACCTCACCTTCAAGCAGCTCCTGGCCGCCATCGTGGACAGCGGCTTCTCGCGCGTGCCCGTGTACGAGGAGACCCTGGACCGCGTGAGCGGCATCCTCTACATCAAGGACGTGCTGCCCCACATCGCCAAGGAGGACTTCGACTGGCACGCGCTGCTGCGCGAGCCCTACTTCGTGCCGGAGAACAAGAAGCTGGACGACCTGCTGAAGGATTTCCAGACCGAGCAGGTGCACCTTGCCGTGGTGGTGGACGAGCACGGGGGCACCAGCGGCATCATCACCTTGGAGGACGTGATCGAGGAGATCGTGGGCGAGATCACCGACGAGTTCGATGAGGAGGACCTCATCTACAGCAAGCTCGACGACCGCACCTGGGTGTTCGAGGGCAGGGCGCCCCTCACCGATGTGTACCGCGTGCTGGGCATCGACGGGCAGGTCTTCGAGGACCACAAGGGCGACAGCGGCACCCTCGGGGGCTTCGTGCTGGAGCTCACGGGCCGCATCCCCAAGAAGGGCGAGGTGGTATCGCTGCGCAACTTCACCTTTGCCATCGAGGCCTCGGACAACAAGCGCATCCGCCGCGTGAAGCTGACCATGAACGATGAGGCCCGCTCCTAG
- the ssb gene encoding single-stranded DNA-binding protein translates to MSGVNKVILIGNLGADPEVRHLQNGAAVANFRIATSETYKDRQTGEKREQTEWHNIVAWRGLAEITERYLRKGSKVYVEGKLRTRQWQDKDGNTRYTTEIHADEMTMLDRPSTGAPVQQAASVAAAQPAPAAGGAQEMEVDDLPF, encoded by the coding sequence ATGTCCGGCGTGAACAAAGTGATCCTCATCGGCAACCTCGGCGCCGACCCCGAAGTGCGGCACCTGCAGAACGGCGCAGCCGTGGCCAACTTCCGCATTGCCACCAGCGAGACCTACAAGGACCGCCAGACCGGCGAGAAGCGCGAGCAGACCGAGTGGCACAATATCGTGGCCTGGCGCGGGCTGGCCGAGATCACCGAGCGTTACCTGCGCAAGGGCAGCAAGGTGTACGTGGAAGGCAAGCTCCGCACCCGCCAGTGGCAGGACAAGGATGGCAACACCCGCTACACCACCGAGATCCACGCCGATGAGATGACCATGCTGGACCGGCCCTCCACCGGCGCCCCGGTGCAGCAGGCGGCATCCGTTGCCGCGGCGCAGCCCGCCCCTGCGGCTGGTGGCGCCCAGGAGATGGAAGTGGACGACCTGCCCTTCTAG
- the mutY gene encoding A/G-specific adenine glycosylase encodes MSSRSWFSQALLPWYRENQRPLPWRKTLDPYRIWLSEVILQQTRVDQGTAYWHRFVERYPSVAHLAKASEDQVLRLWQGLGYYSRARNLRTAAQQVVKEHGGQFPADHAALLKLKGIGDYTASAIASICFGIPEPVVDGNVFRVLARVFGIATPIDSTAGKKEFRALAGELISREHPGDHNQAVMELGATICTPRNPRCGECPLARKCIAKAEGRIGELPVKAGKTKTRTRHFNYLLIEAQGGIYLRQRRDKDIWQGLWELPMVETTAPMTRRSFHARLRTVLGHGWAIGSMQGPVKHVLSHQVIHALLWKASPPKGFTPPTDWKQVSWAALDTHALPRLVERYLRTDDGENHP; translated from the coding sequence ATGTCAAGCCGTTCATGGTTCAGCCAGGCCCTGCTGCCCTGGTACCGCGAGAATCAGCGCCCTTTGCCGTGGCGCAAAACGCTTGATCCGTACCGCATCTGGCTCAGCGAGGTCATCCTCCAGCAGACCCGGGTGGACCAAGGGACCGCCTATTGGCACCGCTTCGTGGAGCGCTATCCCAGCGTGGCGCATCTGGCCAAGGCCTCTGAGGACCAGGTGCTTCGGCTCTGGCAAGGGCTGGGCTATTACAGCCGCGCCCGTAACCTGCGCACGGCCGCCCAGCAAGTGGTGAAAGAGCACGGCGGACAGTTCCCGGCCGACCATGCCGCCCTGCTGAAGCTCAAGGGCATAGGGGATTACACCGCCTCGGCCATCGCCAGCATCTGCTTCGGCATCCCGGAGCCCGTGGTGGATGGCAATGTCTTTCGGGTACTGGCCAGGGTCTTCGGCATCGCCACGCCCATCGACAGCACCGCCGGGAAGAAGGAGTTCCGGGCGCTGGCCGGCGAACTGATCTCCCGCGAGCACCCCGGCGACCACAATCAGGCGGTGATGGAGCTCGGCGCCACAATCTGTACGCCCAGGAACCCGCGCTGCGGCGAGTGCCCCTTGGCGCGCAAATGCATCGCGAAGGCAGAAGGGCGCATCGGGGAGCTGCCTGTGAAGGCGGGCAAGACAAAGACGCGCACCCGTCATTTCAATTACCTGCTGATCGAGGCGCAGGGAGGCATCTACCTCCGACAGCGCAGGGACAAGGACATCTGGCAGGGCCTGTGGGAGCTGCCCATGGTGGAGACGACGGCACCCATGACACGGCGGAGCTTCCATGCCCGGCTGCGTACGGTCCTTGGCCATGGATGGGCGATCGGCTCCATGCAGGGTCCGGTGAAGCACGTGCTCAGCCATCAGGTGATCCACGCCCTGCTCTGGAAGGCCTCCCCTCCGAAGGGCTTCACGCCGCCCACGGACTGGAAGCAGGTCTCTTGGGCGGCCCTCGATACGCATGCCCTGCCGCGGCTCGTGGAGCGCTACCTGCGGACCGACGACGGGGAAAACCACCCCTGA
- a CDS encoding HU family DNA-binding protein, giving the protein MNGLTYRHKDGLRVPLIRLYLRPQINRAMTKAELVGIISKKTGIERMVVLATVEAFMDEVKNQLAHGEAVHLRGFGSFVVKHRAQKTGRLLAKNTTIIIPAHDIPAFKPADVFVDQVKNRSQKPEGQ; this is encoded by the coding sequence ATGAACGGCTTGACATACAGGCACAAAGATGGGTTGCGAGTGCCGTTGATCCGGCTATATTTGCGCCCCCAAATCAATCGGGCTATGACGAAGGCAGAGCTGGTGGGCATCATCTCCAAGAAGACCGGAATCGAGCGCATGGTGGTGCTCGCCACGGTGGAAGCGTTCATGGATGAGGTGAAGAACCAGCTGGCCCACGGCGAGGCGGTCCACCTGCGCGGCTTCGGCAGCTTCGTGGTGAAGCACCGGGCGCAGAAGACCGGCCGCCTGCTGGCCAAGAACACCACCATCATCATCCCGGCGCACGACATCCCGGCCTTCAAGCCCGCCGATGTATTCGTGGACCAGGTGAAGAACCGGTCGCAGAAGCCTGAAGGCCAATGA
- a CDS encoding tetratricopeptide repeat protein: MMGLGKPQWLALAGAAAVVVLLVLVPRTPSGKREEAAAITPAKARTMEAVALVQGQDPMRGIMMLREIAEQEPDNAEAHWHLGLFSVQSGQMEKALERFKKVRDLDAEGFPDVWFYLGRTYATLDSTDQAIACLHRYRELVDDTAITRVVDGFLLELEGHVHEH; this comes from the coding sequence ATGATGGGTTTGGGCAAGCCGCAGTGGCTGGCTCTGGCCGGCGCCGCGGCGGTAGTCGTTCTTTTGGTACTGGTACCCCGGACACCTTCGGGGAAGCGCGAGGAAGCGGCGGCCATCACCCCCGCCAAGGCCCGCACCATGGAGGCGGTGGCCCTGGTGCAGGGTCAGGACCCCATGCGCGGCATCATGATGCTGCGCGAGATCGCCGAGCAGGAGCCCGACAATGCCGAGGCGCATTGGCACCTGGGGCTGTTCTCGGTGCAGAGCGGACAGATGGAGAAGGCGCTGGAGCGCTTCAAGAAGGTGCGCGACCTGGACGCCGAGGGCTTCCCCGATGTCTGGTTCTACCTGGGGCGCACCTATGCCACCTTGGACAGTACCGACCAGGCCATCGCCTGCCTGCACCGGTACCGCGAATTGGTTGACGATACGGCCATCACCCGCGTGGTGGATGGCTTCTTGTTGGAATTGGAAGGACACGTACACGAACACTGA
- a CDS encoding Rne/Rng family ribonuclease → MSVDLVIRSAGGEVAIALLKDRVLSELHRERTERGFAVGDVYLAKVRKVAPGLNAAFVDVGHEKDAFLHYFDLGPQYRNSYKFAKGAVAGTVASSLLEDWKLDPDIPKDGKLSDIVSASQSILVQIAKEPISTKGPRLTAEVTLAGRYMVLVPFINKVSISSRITDEAERKRLKELMQAIRPKNFGVIIRTNAAEKDSADLENDLKNLLQRWDVMFSNLRSAQPPKKVLGEVDRTNAVLRDVLNKSFTGIHVDDELLAEDIRTTLQSIAPEKAGIVKHYKGKIDIFDSFGINKQIKQAFGKQVMLPSGAYLIIEKTEAMHVIDVNSGSRKGGSQAQEKNALDINVEAAKEIARLLRLRDMGGIICVDFIDLYEPENRRLLHKALKDAMEDDKAKHNVLPPSRFGVIEMTRQRVRPETEIETAESCPTCKGTGEVQAPVLIIDEIENALNYLHGEKGMTGLTLCVHPFIHAFLTKGLPSIQHKWYLRWRKWVKVKPEGALQYLAYTVQDDAGNEVPV, encoded by the coding sequence GTGAGCGTAGACCTCGTCATCCGTTCGGCCGGGGGGGAGGTGGCCATTGCCCTGTTGAAGGACAGGGTGCTGAGCGAGCTCCACCGCGAGAGGACCGAGCGCGGCTTCGCCGTGGGCGATGTGTACCTGGCCAAGGTGCGCAAGGTGGCGCCCGGCCTCAACGCGGCGTTCGTGGATGTTGGGCACGAGAAGGACGCCTTCCTCCACTACTTCGACCTGGGCCCCCAGTACCGCAACAGCTACAAGTTCGCCAAGGGCGCGGTGGCGGGCACCGTCGCCAGCAGCCTGCTGGAGGACTGGAAGCTCGACCCCGACATCCCCAAGGACGGAAAGCTCTCCGACATCGTCAGCGCCAGCCAGAGCATCCTGGTGCAGATCGCCAAAGAGCCCATCAGCACCAAGGGCCCGCGCCTCACGGCCGAGGTCACCCTGGCAGGCCGCTACATGGTGCTGGTGCCCTTCATCAACAAGGTGAGCATCAGCAGCCGCATCACCGACGAGGCGGAGCGCAAGCGGCTGAAGGAATTGATGCAGGCCATCCGCCCGAAGAACTTCGGCGTGATCATCCGCACCAACGCCGCCGAGAAGGACAGCGCCGACCTGGAGAATGACCTCAAGAACCTGCTCCAGCGCTGGGACGTGATGTTCAGCAACCTGCGCAGCGCCCAGCCGCCCAAGAAGGTGCTCGGCGAGGTGGACCGCACCAACGCCGTGCTGCGCGACGTGCTCAACAAGAGCTTCACCGGGATCCACGTGGATGATGAGCTCCTCGCCGAGGACATCCGCACGACGCTGCAGAGCATCGCACCGGAGAAGGCGGGCATCGTCAAGCACTACAAAGGGAAGATCGACATCTTCGACAGCTTCGGGATCAACAAGCAGATCAAGCAGGCCTTCGGTAAGCAGGTGATGCTGCCCAGCGGCGCCTACCTGATCATCGAGAAGACCGAGGCCATGCACGTCATCGACGTGAACAGCGGGAGCCGCAAAGGCGGCAGCCAGGCCCAGGAGAAGAACGCCCTCGACATCAACGTGGAGGCGGCCAAGGAGATCGCCCGCCTGCTGCGGCTGCGCGACATGGGTGGCATCATCTGCGTGGATTTCATCGACCTCTATGAGCCCGAGAACCGCCGCCTGCTGCACAAGGCGCTGAAGGATGCCATGGAGGACGACAAGGCGAAGCACAACGTGCTGCCGCCCTCGCGCTTCGGCGTCATCGAGATGACCCGCCAGCGCGTGCGCCCCGAGACCGAGATCGAGACCGCCGAGAGCTGCCCCACCTGCAAGGGCACCGGCGAGGTGCAGGCGCCCGTGCTCATCATCGACGAGATCGAGAACGCGCTCAACTACCTGCACGGCGAGAAGGGCATGACCGGCCTCACGCTCTGCGTGCACCCCTTCATCCACGCCTTCCTCACCAAAGGCCTGCCCAGCATCCAGCACAAGTGGTACCTGCGTTGGAGGAAATGGGTGAAGGTGAAGCCCGAGGGCGCCCTGCAGTACCTGGCGTACACCGTGCAGGATGACGCGGGGAACGAGGTGCCGGTGTGA